The sequence GCAGTTTTGGGTACATTCTTATACACTGCTGAGAAACGTAATCCGTTATTTGCAGGTTTTACATTCGCAGCTTCTCTGTAAGGCTTACGTGTATAAGTCGTGCTATATACATTGCTCTTACGACCACCAGGTGTTACTTCTATATACTTCAATACAACCGTTCCATTCTCAGGTACACTGATGGTGAATGGTTGTGCATAGCGTTTGCTGTTAATAGCTGGTCCACTACCATCGATGGTGTAAAATATGGCGGCGCCTTTCACGCCGGGAGTAAGTGTCACCGTCGTAGTTGGTACCGCAATTAACGTATCTTTCAGCTGTGCCGGTTCAGGTATTCTGAAGTTTACACCCTGCTTGTCAATAGCTGCCAGTACGGTTGGTGCTTTCTTCTGAAAGCGTTTCCAGTCACGCTTAGCAGCAGGAGACCAGGCTACTTCAGACAATGCTAATGCCCTGGGCCAGGCCATGTAATCTACATAAGTCTGATCAGGCATATATTCTGTCCATATATTTGCCTGCACACCTTTGATATATTTCTGCTCTTCTGCATTCAAAGAAGGTGGCAATGGCTCGTAGTTATACACTGTGTTTAGTGAAAGATAATTACCAATTCTGCCTGGCTCTGTCGCCTCAGGGCTTTGGTAGTAATCGAGGTATAGGTAAGTATTAGGAGACATGATCACATCATGTTTTTCCTTTGCGGCTGCAATACCACCCGCTTCGCCACGCCAGCTCATAACAGTTGCATTTGGTGCTAAGCCACCTTCCAGGATTTCATCCCAGCCAATGATGTTGCGACCTTTGCTATTTACAAACTTTTCCATTCGTTGTATGAAATAACTCTGCAAAGCATGTTCATCTTTCAATCCCAGTTTCTGCATGAGTGCCTGTACCTGTGGCGATTCTTTCCAGCGATCTTTCGGACATTCGTCACCGCCTATATGAATATACTTACCTGGGAAGAGGTCCATTACTTCTGTAAGTACATCCTGCAGGAAAGTGAATACAGAATCATTTGCAGGATTCAGTACTTCTTTCGAAATACCAAAGGTGGTCATGGTCTCATATTGCTTGCCATAACCAAAGCTGGGAAACGCTGCCAGTACTGCCTGTGAGTGGCCTGGCATTTCTATTTCAGGAATGATGGTGATATGTCTGTCTGCAGCATACTTTACGATATCCCTGATTTCATTCTGTGTATAAAATCCACCGTATGGTTTACCATCATAAGTATTGCTGCGTGCAGCATGACCTACTACGGTTTCTTTTCTTTGAGAAGCGATCTTAGTCAGCTGTGGATATTTTTTGATTTCAATACGCCATCCCTGATCTTCTGTGAGGTGCCAGTGGAAGCGGTTGAACTTATACTGTGCCATCACATCGATGAACTTTTTTACATAATCAGGTGGGAAGAAATGACGCCCTACATCCAGCATCAGACCACGATAGGCGAAGCGGGGCGCATCGGAAATTTCCACACCAGGTATATGGATCGCTGCGTTTTTTTCAGCAGGTAATAACTGTTGTAAAGTTTGCAGGCCATAGAACAAACCTGCCGCATCACCTTTCAGTGCAATGGTACCATTGTTTACAAAGAGAGTATAGGCCTCTGGTGCACCGGTTGTTTCTTTGATGTCGATAACGGCGGTGGACTTTACTTTCGGCACTGGTTTATCAGTCACTTCTACTTTAAACCCATAAGCACTTTGCAAAAAAGCGTTGAGCAAACCGGCGGTGGTTTTGGCGGCAGTACCTTCATAATGGATCAGTGCATTTTC is a genomic window of Chitinophaga sp. LS1 containing:
- a CDS encoding family 20 glycosylhydrolase, which codes for MKKLILSTLSALLCLYGTAQKKTADIMIIPEPKSLQSVPGSFVLNENALIHYEGTAAKTTAGLLNAFLQSAYGFKVEVTDKPVPKVKSTAVIDIKETTGAPEAYTLFVNNGTIALKGDAAGLFYGLQTLQQLLPAEKNAAIHIPGVEISDAPRFAYRGLMLDVGRHFFPPDYVKKFIDVMAQYKFNRFHWHLTEDQGWRIEIKKYPQLTKIASQRKETVVGHAARSNTYDGKPYGGFYTQNEIRDIVKYAADRHITIIPEIEMPGHSQAVLAAFPSFGYGKQYETMTTFGISKEVLNPANDSVFTFLQDVLTEVMDLFPGKYIHIGGDECPKDRWKESPQVQALMQKLGLKDEHALQSYFIQRMEKFVNSKGRNIIGWDEILEGGLAPNATVMSWRGEAGGIAAAKEKHDVIMSPNTYLYLDYYQSPEATEPGRIGNYLSLNTVYNYEPLPPSLNAEEQKYIKGVQANIWTEYMPDQTYVDYMAWPRALALSEVAWSPAAKRDWKRFQKKAPTVLAAIDKQGVNFRIPEPAQLKDTLIAVPTTTVTLTPGVKGAAIFYTIDGSGPAINSKRYAQPFTISVPENGTVVLKYIEVTPGGRKSNVYSTTYTRKPYREAANVKPANNGLRFSAVYKNVPKTAKELPEKGDSAGTIAGLDLRPFLTTKKDFGITYTGYVKVDADAMYTFNLLSDDGSVLYIDDEVVADNDGIHGTTEKVGVIGLKKGYHKIRIQYFNTGEIGWINVLLSKGAQALNLRNSLFY